One Solanum lycopersicum chromosome 2, SLM_r2.1 genomic region harbors:
- the LOC104644285 gene encoding uncharacterized protein, with translation MELEQTVGAGTSQSTLQHPNNRNFPPPAPTRSGSMETQHPYSLLWHKNISFKSSFLLWRALRGKLPTNDKITNFGVEPSTCVCCFDRSGMDSIEHIFSTGKFAAAVWSSFAATAGMLSDCSSLQALIQQWWAVRPRNAAHKTLLQATPIFICWNLWKNRCAAKYGGKTANISKVKYAIYKDNYKMLTNAFPQVKWPAKWAELIHMSERCVHDIKVNMVTWTRPKDQWIKVNTDGSAINNPGKMGVGGILRDKSDRLVMALTTPLGEGTNNKAELEAVILGLTWALELGYKNIILELDSQLVVHWILKEAAPQWSIITQLGRLQNLISQTQNFKCLHVFREANWVADALSKHSHKTTTPQVYFNIQQMPKEARSYNHLHLLQMPSVRRKKTKRIKEPP, from the coding sequence ATGGAGTTGGAGCAGACTGTTGGAGCAGGCACCAGCCAGTCAACTCTCCAACATCCTAACAACAGAAATTTCCCCCCTCCAGCACCTACCAGATCAGGCAGTATGGAAACCCAACATCCATACTCTCTTCTATGGCATAAGAACATTTCATTTAAATCTTCTTTTTTGCTATGGAGAGCCCTTAGGGGTAAACTCCCTACTAATGACAAGATTACTAATTTTGGCGTTGAGCCATCAACTTGTGTTTGCTGTTTTGACAGGTCGGGAATGGATTCCATAGAGCATATCTTCAGCACTGGAAAATTTGCAGCAGCAGTTTGGAGCAGTTTTGCTGCTACTGCAGGCATGCTGTCGGATTGCTCCTCCCTACAGGCCCTAATACAACAATGGTGGGCTGTCAGACCAAGAAATGCAGCACACAAGACACTACTACAAGCCACACCTATTTTCATATGCTGGAACCTTTGGAAGAACAGATGTGCAGCCAAATATGGGGGCAAAACAGCCAACATAAGCAAGGTCAAATATGCCATATACAAAGACAATTACAAGATGCTTACCAATGCCTTCCCACAGGTTAAATGGCCAGCAAAATGGGCAGAATTGATCCATATGAGTGAAAGGTGCGTGCATGACATCAAGGTGAACATGGTGACTTGGACTAGACCTAAAGATCAGTGGATCAAAGTAAACACTGATGGCAGCGCAATCAATAATCCAGGCAAGATGGGGGTTGGTGGTATTTTGAGAGATAAAAGTGATAGGTTGGTGATGGCATTAACAACACCACTTGGAGAGGGGACAAACAACAAGGCTGAATTAGAGGCAGTCATCCTTGGATTGACTTGGGCACTCGAACTTGGATACAAGAATATAATATTGGAACTTGACTCCCAATTGGTTGTGCATTGGATCTTAAAGGAGGCAGCCCCTCAATGGAGCATTATCACACAGCTGGGAAGGTTACAGAACCTTATTTCTCAAACCCAGAATTTCAAGTGCCTACATGTATTCAGGGAAGCTAATTGGGTGGCTGATGCACTTTCAAAACACAGTCACAAGACAACCACTCCGCAGGTTTACTTCAACATCCAACAAATGCCTAAGGAAGCAAGGTCATACAATCACCTTCACTTGCTGCAGATGCCTAGCGTTAGAAGGAAGAAGACCAAAAGAATTAAGGAACCTCCTTGA
- the LOC101256729 gene encoding uncharacterized protein, which translates to MGTEAPSWADQWGTGGFGAMDEEEISKKENDSNKKSSGLGKAKAVALTSAKKMKNGTCVAIKWLKSKCHKKNIISSS; encoded by the coding sequence ATGGGTACAGAGGCACCAAGTTGGGCAGATCAATGGGGGACAGGAGGATTTGGTGCAATGGATGAAGAGGAAATTAGTAAGAAAGAGAATGATAGTAACAAGAAAAGCAGTGGACTTGGGAAAGCTAAAGCAGTGGCATTGACTAGTgctaaaaagatgaagaatggCACTTGTGTAGCTATCAAATGGTTAAAAAGTAAATGCCACAAGAAAAACATCATCTCTTCTTCTTGA